In Clostridia bacterium, the genomic window AAATAAAGGCCTCGGGCGGTGATTCCCGCCACAATTTTTGCCCGCTTTGGTACAATTCTTTCTCATTTCCCGTCGGCAGGTTGCTGTTGCCGCAGATCAAATCATTCATCACGGTATCGCCCGCCGCCAGATACGCGTCGTCCACGAGGTAGCACACACCGTCACGGGTATGCCCCGGCGTGTAGATTGCCCGCACGCGGAACGCGCCTATTTCGTAGGTCTTTTCCTCCACCTTCACGTCCACCGTCCAGGCGGGCGTGGGATAGTCCACAAATCCCGCGCACCAACTTCCGTCCGCCAACATCCCTTCGGTGTAGGGCGAAGCGTACACTTTGGCATGGGGAAAAGCGGCTTTCAGTCGCGCGGCGTTGGCGGTATGGTCGAAATGGCTATGCGTCACCAATATCGCCCGCAAGGTTGCCCCCGCCGTTTTCAACACTTCGGTCAAGTCTTTCACGTCGGCCGACGCGTCCACCAGAAGCGCGTCCCCGTCCTTTGCCAACACGTAGCCCGTCTGCTCTCCCGCCGTATAATCTATCCCCGATATCGCATATACTTTCACTTCACTCATCGTCGTCTTCTATCGTCATTGCACGCTATCAATAGCGTGATTTTTTCTTTCACTTGCACCAATTGCCTATTCCAAACAGTACGCATAACGTAGCCTCGGCCAAAGAATCCCATCGCAATTAAATAAACGTCATTCCGAGTTTATCGAGGAATCCCATTGTGAGAGGCACCCACCTTTCACTTTCACCAACAGGCTATTCACCACAACTTGCGCCAAGCGCAAACTTCACTCAAGGCTACGCCTTGAACTTCACTTGCAACGCAAACTTCACTTTCGCATCGGCGAAAACTTCACTCACTTTGTCGTTTCGACAACGACGTTGATCGGCCCGTCCGCGATGCTCTCTATCTGCATATCCGCGCCAAAAACCCCACATTGCACGGGTTTTCCCGTATATTTCAACACGCTTTGTTTGAGGTAATCAAACAGGCTTTTGGCGTCGCCGAACGCCATCGCGCCCGAGAAAGAGGGGCGGCGCGAACTCGCGTCGCAATACAAGGTGAAATTGGGCACCCACAATACGTCTCCCGCCACGTCCAATACGGACTTATTCATCTTGCCCGCGTCGTCCTCGAAGATACGCATTTTATACGCGCGGTCAACCGACCAATCCACCTCTTTGGTGCCGTCTTCGGGGCCGAATCCCACGTACACCAAGAGGCCGTTTTCTATCTTCCCCACCACTTCGCCGTCCACGCGGCAGGTGGCGTATTTTACTCGTTGTATCACTATTTTCATAGGGTTCCTCTCAATTTGTTCAGCGTATTATACACGCGTGACGCCGCGAGGTCGAATGCCGTTTCGCGGATCTGCAGGCGGAAGCCCTGCCCCACCTGTATCACGCCCAACTCGTACAGTATATAGAAATGCGCGTACACGTCGGCCACGTAGCAGCCCTTCAGTTGCATCTCGTAGCACAAGTCGTCCAAGGTTTTGCACTTATACAGGTCCAATCTACGCATTCCACGAAGGGTGGCTTGCACGTCCGTCTCCGTCAGGTGCAACTTCGCGATTTCGTCGAGGAAGCCGTATTGCCGCAACAGCACCAACTCTGGGTTGGGCGCTTTGCTACCCACGTAAGCCAAATACCCCTTGGACAAGGGCGCGTCGAGGAATACGATACTGCTGTAGTACCGCCACCCCGCCGTGTCCGTCGGCGCGACCAGCAAGGTATTGAGGGGATTATCCTCGGTCTTACCCACCGCCAGCCGTTTCAAGAGGTCGCGCTTGCCGGCCAAGAGCAACTCTTTCATGAAGTTTTGCGCGCTCTTTGCCCCGAACGCCACGAACAGCACGCCGAATGCCCCTTTGAGGTCGGCGATTTCTTTCTTCACGTCGGACATACGCACGCCCACTTCTTGGGGCGGATACAATATGGTCTTCAAATAGTTGCCGAAGGCGGGCGCGCTGTCGCGCAGTTTCTCGCACCCCGCGGTCACGACGTCCGACACAGACAACTGAATATAGCGGCGATTTTGATACGTGCGGTACCCCCAATCGCAATAGTAGTCGAAACTTGCGCCCGAGCGCAAAGCGGTCAGCAAATGCAATCCGCCGAAGGCAATCAACTCGACCTCGGGGGATAGTTTGCTCTTCACGTGTTCGGTCTCGCCTATCCGCGCCAACGAGCAACCCTCGCTCGGCACCACGAACTTGGGCGTCGGGTTTCCCTCGCCAAAGGGTTCCAACCGTTGCAAATCGGCAAAAAAGGCCGCCTGCATACTTTGTTTGTCGTAGCGTATATCCGCCTTTCGTTGGGGTACGAACGCGTCGTCGGGGTAGGTCTTTCGCAAGTAGTCGTTCAAGTCGTCCGCAAAGGCGTTGAGGTTTTCGCGTTTCACGCTCATACCCGCCGCGCCCGCGTGTCCGCCGAATTGCACCATTCTGTTTTCCACGGCGGTGAGCGCCTGCACGATATTCACGCCTTCGATACTCCGCGCGCTCCCCTTAAAGGCGTCGCCCACGTTGGACAACAGCACGACGGGGCGGCCGAATTCCTGCACCAACCTTGCAGCCACCAAGCCCAGCACTCCCGACTCCCACTTGTCGTCCCACAGCACGATCACGCGGCGTTCCATCAAATCGTAATCTTTCAATTTCTCCTTGGCGGCGGCGGCCATCTGTTTGGTCAGGGCCTGTCTTGCGGTATTGGCGGCGTTGATTTTCTCCACCAATTCGCGCACCACAAAGTCGTCCTCGGTCAAAAAGAGTTCCACCACGTCGGCGTCGTCGTTCAGCCGCCCCAACGCGTTGATACGGGGCGCGATGCGGTAGCCGATATCGCCCGCGGTCACTTCCCCGTCCAACTCGCACGACTTTATCAAAGCGGCCAACCCCTTGCGTTTGCAAGCGTTCAACGCTTTCAATCCGTAGTACACGATCACGCGATTTTCACCCAAGAGGGGCATCACGTCGGCCACGGTCGCCAAGGCCGCCAAATCCAGATACTCGTCGGCGGTCGCCTTATCCGACATCGCCTCCACCAATTTCATCGCCACGCCCGCGCCGCACAGGTTGCGCAAGGCCTCGTCCTCTCCCAACTTGGGATTGACCGCCACGCAATCGGGCAGTTCCGCCAGCGGCTCATGGTGGTCGGTCACCACGATATCTACGCCGAGGTCGAAGACGTAGGCCACTTCCTCCACCGAGGTAATACCGCAGTCCACGGTCACGATGAGGTCGGGATTATAGGTTTCTATCACTTTTTCAACGGCTGTTTCGGACAATCCGTAGCCGTCCTGCCGTCTGGGAATATAGTACACGACGTCCGCGCCTTTTCCCCGCAAAAACAAGGTCAAAATGGTGGTCGCGCAGATACCGTCGCAGTCGTAGTCGCCGAATATCAATATTCGTTCGCCCGCTTCGATAGCCTCGTTGATGCGCGCAACCGCTTCGTCGATATGCAATATACCCGCGGCGGGGTGCATATCTTCCAAGGCGGGATACAAAAACTTTTTCGCCTCGTCGACCGTCGTCACACCGCGGTCTTCCAGCAACTTCACGATTTCGGGATGCACGCCCAACAATTTCGACAATTCTTTTATTTCCATACTGCTCCTATCGTTCCAACGCACACGCGCACGCACCTATTATTATCGCGCACGCATAGCGAACTACAAATAACTATTATATGTATATTATAATTCTCGCTCGGCTTTCTGTCAACCGCCACTTGTCCATTTTATCACCCGTTTCACCCGCTCGCGGTTCAAGCGGATTTCGCCCGTTCGGCAGAGCGGATTTTCCCCAAGTCCGTACCTTGCTCTCTCCACAAAAAAAGCGGCCGCAGCCGCTTTCTTTGTGTTTACTTTCTCTTGTACTTATGCGTCA contains:
- the recJ gene encoding single-stranded-DNA-specific exonuclease RecJ, with translation MEIKELSKLLGVHPEIVKLLEDRGVTTVDEAKKFLYPALEDMHPAAGILHIDEAVARINEAIEAGERILIFGDYDCDGICATTILTLFLRGKGADVVYYIPRRQDGYGLSETAVEKVIETYNPDLIVTVDCGITSVEEVAYVFDLGVDIVVTDHHEPLAELPDCVAVNPKLGEDEALRNLCGAGVAMKLVEAMSDKATADEYLDLAALATVADVMPLLGENRVIVYYGLKALNACKRKGLAALIKSCELDGEVTAGDIGYRIAPRINALGRLNDDADVVELFLTEDDFVVRELVEKINAANTARQALTKQMAAAAKEKLKDYDLMERRVIVLWDDKWESGVLGLVAARLVQEFGRPVVLLSNVGDAFKGSARSIEGVNIVQALTAVENRMVQFGGHAGAAGMSVKRENLNAFADDLNDYLRKTYPDDAFVPQRKADIRYDKQSMQAAFFADLQRLEPFGEGNPTPKFVVPSEGCSLARIGETEHVKSKLSPEVELIAFGGLHLLTALRSGASFDYYCDWGYRTYQNRRYIQLSVSDVVTAGCEKLRDSAPAFGNYLKTILYPPQEVGVRMSDVKKEIADLKGAFGVLFVAFGAKSAQNFMKELLLAGKRDLLKRLAVGKTEDNPLNTLLVAPTDTAGWRYYSSIVFLDAPLSKGYLAYVGSKAPNPELVLLRQYGFLDEIAKLHLTETDVQATLRGMRRLDLYKCKTLDDLCYEMQLKGCYVADVYAHFYILYELGVIQVGQGFRLQIRETAFDLAASRVYNTLNKLRGTL
- a CDS encoding MBL fold metallo-hydrolase; the protein is MSEVKVYAISGIDYTAGEQTGYVLAKDGDALLVDASADVKDLTEVLKTAGATLRAILVTHSHFDHTANAARLKAAFPHAKVYASPYTEGMLADGSWCAGFVDYPTPAWTVDVKVEEKTYEIGAFRVRAIYTPGHTRDGVCYLVDDAYLAAGDTVMNDLICGNSNLPTGNEKELYQSGQKLWRESPPEAFILGGHVARFDGEDWTEYTPKSTVGRASHRNMINRV
- the dtd gene encoding D-tyrosyl-tRNA(Tyr) deacylase; translation: MKIVIQRVKYATCRVDGEVVGKIENGLLVYVGFGPEDGTKEVDWSVDRAYKMRIFEDDAGKMNKSVLDVAGDVLWVPNFTLYCDASSRRPSFSGAMAFGDAKSLFDYLKQSVLKYTGKPVQCGVFGADMQIESIADGPINVVVETTK